Within Trachemys scripta elegans isolate TJP31775 chromosome 12, CAS_Tse_1.0, whole genome shotgun sequence, the genomic segment GGGAGCTGCAGCAAGTGATGAGAGAGAATCAGAGTCTACGTCAGCATGTTGAGGACTTGACAAAGAAAGTGTCTGCGATGGAGTCCAGATTGGCCCATCTAGagcaagccccagccccagatGTGACTGGACTCCCCACAGGCACTGTCCTGATTCCCAAGGTGGGGGAGATTCAGATCCCCCTGGCAGAGATGGATGAAATGAGGGTAATGGACTGTGAAGAGACTGAGATCAATTTGCCAGCTGGACACCCGGAGGCTATGGAATCAGGAGAGGTTTCATCGACCCCTGAGGGACAGTCTCAGCCCCATAAACCTCCTGCAGCAGCCAGCATACCCAACAGCTCCCTCCTGCGCATCTCCCCCAAGGAGGACAGGAGACTGTTTGAGAAGGCCGAGGGCGACATTGCCAAGTATGCCCTGGCAGTGTTCAGACACACGATGCCGCGAGATTATTACCAGCAGTGGCGGGGAAAGGTCAATGTGTCCGGCACACACCAGAAAGCTGCCTTGTCGCCCAATCTGGTAAATGCAGCATTCAAAGCGGCAAAGAGGCGGAAGCCAAATCTGGCAGGCAAAGACTATAGTAACATCAAAATCCAGATCAACAACCTCATGCGATCCCGGAAGAGCAGAAGCCTGGTTGAGTCTACAGGGCAGAGGTAACAGCACAGCTCCCCCAGTACCCGGGCTTTGGATTCTTCCTATAGAAGAGTAAAGGGAATCCGGCAATTGAGAAATCAGTCAGCACTTTGAATCTCCCCATGGGAGCTGGGCCTGAATTATGCCTGCTGGAACAGCACAGTATGGATCCCAGGGGTTTGCTCTATGGGAGCCATTGTTGTTCTATCTTCCTTAAACCAAGGATGGGATCAACGAAGCAGTGCTGCCAAAGGACACTTAAGACTTTCACTATCCATGATGATGAGCACAGTAGAATGGTTTTAAGTAGTTTAGCTAGTCTGGAGTGTCTTTCAAGTCAATGTGAGGGGTGTTGTAGACGTAGGTAAGAATTATAATCCCAAGCATTGGTAACCTCTTTCAGATTGCCAGGAGTTAGAAACCCCAGGCTTAATTAAGGTACAGCATTAGGATCCTTGGAGCTAGAAGAATGGTTTCCAACTTGTGGAatgtgtcctcctcctccccttcccccccccccatgtttaaTTTTTAGCAAATTGG encodes:
- the LOC117886002 gene encoding uncharacterized protein LOC117886002, producing MGGGRHSRRSEGAGSSAIAPHTAPTSPQAQPPPAAAQGSAAKRSPPRARAGVGIRPQCGAGIGRGQAAAQNRRSLEHPCLLPRPELLSIPDALISTELQERILPGVEHPHFPLKSTGVEDIQHFSESGSNGTTAGKLEIQLQRIIAESVATKKDSAAAGETPPTGILFRPSLPSGNTAIWLLTRELQQVMRENQSLRQHVEDLTKKVSAMESRLAHLEQAPAPDVTGLPTGTVLIPKVGEIQIPLAEMDEMRVMDCEETEINLPAGHPEAMESGEVSSTPEGQSQPHKPPAAASIPNSSLLRISPKEDRRLFEKAEGDIAKYALAVFRHTMPRDYYQQWRGKVNVSGTHQKAALSPNLVNAAFKAAKRRKPNLAGKDYSNIKIQINNLMRSRKSRSLVESTGQR